A portion of the Magnolia sinica isolate HGM2019 chromosome 17, MsV1, whole genome shotgun sequence genome contains these proteins:
- the LOC131230727 gene encoding uncharacterized protein LOC131230727 isoform X3 produces MHLSIIKLVIVELIPKPTTKKKYKRTNDVGFRLQIQSKMANSEVLRREEDIVPLPIFGQEKGESVNSRGLLIEKKIDFLESLASKVSMIEALSSTKRKDHVETDRMVALNAWHRVDCRTREALRRNFLSELVVGFEECIRAFIKESGDGDVLVLHVQDPFHRLLLHGVCEFYDLVSVTVTGSKEAKPLKMTRIKKKKSGCREIPNMTLTCFLKMAKDEVVSP; encoded by the exons ATGCACCTGAGCATTATAAAACTCGTCATCGTTGAACTCATTCCCAAACCAACGacgaaaaagaaatacaaacgcACCAACGACGTCGGATTTCGTCTTCAAATTCAATCCAAAATGGCGAATTCAGAGGTTTTGAGGAGGGAAGAAGACATTGTTCCCCTTCCGATCTTTGGCCAAGAAAAGG GAGAGAGTGTAAACTCACGTGGGTTATTGATCGAAAAGAAGATTGACTTTCTTGAAAGCTTGGCCAGCAAG GTGAGCATGATAGAAGCCCTCTCTTCAACCAAAAGAAAAGATCATGTTGAGACTGATAGAATGGTTGCACTAAATGCATGGCATAGAGTAGATTGCCGAACAAGAGAGGCACTGAGGCGCAATTTCCTTTCGGAACTGGTCGTGGGTTTTGAG GAATGCATACGGGCATTCATTAAGGAGAGCGGAGACGGAGATGTCCTTGTGCTGCATGTCCAAGACCCATTTCACAGATTGTTGCTGCATGGTGTCTGTGAG TTTTATGACTTGGTGTCTGTAACTGTCACTGGATCCAAAGAAGCAAAACCGTTGAAGATGACGAggataaagaagaagaaatcggGCTGTCGGGAGATCCCAAACATGACTCTGACCTGTTTCCTGAAAATGGCGAAAGATGAAGTTGTGTCTCCCTAG
- the LOC131230727 gene encoding uncharacterized protein LOC131230727 isoform X2: MHLSIIKLVIVELIPKPTTKKKYKRTNDVGFRLQIQSKMANSEVLRREEDIVPLPIFGQEKGDDVRLSPFCMTNVRDWDAFRNVDMDREVSMIEALSSTKRKDHVETDRMVALNAWHRVDCRTREALRRNFLSELVVGFEECIRAFIKESGDGDVLVLHVQDPFHRLLLHGVCEFYDLVSVTVTGSKEAKPLKMTRIKKKKSGCREIPNMTLTCFLKMAKDEVVSP, translated from the exons ATGCACCTGAGCATTATAAAACTCGTCATCGTTGAACTCATTCCCAAACCAACGacgaaaaagaaatacaaacgcACCAACGACGTCGGATTTCGTCTTCAAATTCAATCCAAAATGGCGAATTCAGAGGTTTTGAGGAGGGAAGAAGACATTGTTCCCCTTCCGATCTTTGGCCAAGAAAAGG GTGACGATGTACGATTATCACCATTTTGCATGACAAATGTAAGGGACTGGGATGCATTTAGGAATGTTGATATGGATAGAGAG GTGAGCATGATAGAAGCCCTCTCTTCAACCAAAAGAAAAGATCATGTTGAGACTGATAGAATGGTTGCACTAAATGCATGGCATAGAGTAGATTGCCGAACAAGAGAGGCACTGAGGCGCAATTTCCTTTCGGAACTGGTCGTGGGTTTTGAG GAATGCATACGGGCATTCATTAAGGAGAGCGGAGACGGAGATGTCCTTGTGCTGCATGTCCAAGACCCATTTCACAGATTGTTGCTGCATGGTGTCTGTGAG TTTTATGACTTGGTGTCTGTAACTGTCACTGGATCCAAAGAAGCAAAACCGTTGAAGATGACGAggataaagaagaagaaatcggGCTGTCGGGAGATCCCAAACATGACTCTGACCTGTTTCCTGAAAATGGCGAAAGATGAAGTTGTGTCTCCCTAG
- the LOC131230727 gene encoding uncharacterized protein LOC131230727 isoform X1, translating into MANSEVLRREEDIVPLPIFGQEKGESVNSRGLLIEKKIDFLESLASKVSNRRSRRWLNDRLLIELVPRLNAEEIRGLFAPPPWGDDVRLSPFCMTNVRDWDAFRNVDMDREVSMIEALSSTKRKDHVETDRMVALNAWHRVDCRTREALRRNFLSELVVGFEECIRAFIKESGDGDVLVLHVQDPFHRLLLHGVCEFYDLVSVTVTGSKEAKPLKMTRIKKKKSGCREIPNMTLTCFLKMAKDEVVSP; encoded by the exons ATGGCGAATTCAGAGGTTTTGAGGAGGGAAGAAGACATTGTTCCCCTTCCGATCTTTGGCCAAGAAAAGG GAGAGAGTGTAAACTCACGTGGGTTATTGATCGAAAAGAAGATTGACTTTCTTGAAAGCTTGGCCAGCAAG GTTAGTAATCGACGCTCTCGCAGATGGTTAAATGATCGCTTGTTGATTGAACTTGTTCCTCGATTGAATGCTGAGGAAATTAGAGGCCTCTTTGCTCCACCTCCATGGG GTGACGATGTACGATTATCACCATTTTGCATGACAAATGTAAGGGACTGGGATGCATTTAGGAATGTTGATATGGATAGAGAG GTGAGCATGATAGAAGCCCTCTCTTCAACCAAAAGAAAAGATCATGTTGAGACTGATAGAATGGTTGCACTAAATGCATGGCATAGAGTAGATTGCCGAACAAGAGAGGCACTGAGGCGCAATTTCCTTTCGGAACTGGTCGTGGGTTTTGAG GAATGCATACGGGCATTCATTAAGGAGAGCGGAGACGGAGATGTCCTTGTGCTGCATGTCCAAGACCCATTTCACAGATTGTTGCTGCATGGTGTCTGTGAG TTTTATGACTTGGTGTCTGTAACTGTCACTGGATCCAAAGAAGCAAAACCGTTGAAGATGACGAggataaagaagaagaaatcggGCTGTCGGGAGATCCCAAACATGACTCTGACCTGTTTCCTGAAAATGGCGAAAGATGAAGTTGTGTCTCCCTAG